The genomic window GTAAGGCGCGACGCGACGCCGCTCGTGTTATTACGGTGTCCTCTTTTGACAGGATACCGCTCGTCGCTATAAAAAGGAACGCCACGTGTGACGCGTTTTCTCGCGGATGTGATCGGAAAAGAGAGTTTTCTAGTCGCGAGCAAACGAAATCTCAGTTCGAGAAGAGATATCGATCGCGAGGATATTGAAGCTCGAGCAGTCGGAAACCAAAGTGCATCCTGTCTTCAAGCTGGAACTGACAGGCCGGAGATGGCCCGGTTTCCCGCCCGTTGTTCCTCGACGCCGGACGGATGTTGCGAATGAACGATCGCGAATGACGGTCGTCCGTGTTCGTTCAACTTATTTCTTAGTCTCGTCTCGGAATTTCGACCCATAAATATCCGCGGATTATAAGGAATATCCCAACGAGTTCGAAGATAAGTGGATTTTTCTTCGCAGCATCATCGATCTTTTTTCTGGACCGACGCCAATCTCGATTGCTTCGTCGACTCGTATATCGGATGTTAGTTTTGAGATTATtatctctataaattattttaacaatcgaTACTCCGTTTTGCTTCTCGACATTCAAGAAGACATCGAAGTGGAAAAACGGAAAGAATTGTCGAGAATGCGCCCACCTGTCGCGCCTACTACCCGCTGCGCCCACCTGTCGCGCTTCCCCGAACGCATCTGAGAGAAACGAATTATTATCGAATTCATTTTGCCGGATAATAATCGCGTTGTCGCCGAGCGATGGTTGGGCTTTTGACCTTTGCGCGCGTCGAGTAGTCCTGGAAAAACCGCCGGCGAAAGTCTACGGAGAGCGTTCACCGTCTCTCCGCTTCTGTCTCTCGCCGAGCTTGGAGGTCATGAAGGTAAGGAGTTATCCGGGACGGGCGGTCCTGGAGGATCCGGAACTCCTGCTAGACCCGGACGCGACTCGCGGCCGCGCCATGGAATTGCTCTACGAGGCCAGCTGGCGCGAGTGCGGGGTCAACTGGACCAGCAATGGCGCCGACAGCGGCGGTATCGGCAAAGCGACAGCTTCTGCCAGGCAACAGCGAGAAGACGAGGCCTACATCAGGCGATCCTGCGTCGACGTGGTGTCGCAGCTCGAGGGCAAACTGGCGGAGCCGTCCTCGACGAGGGACGAGGACGCGCGGTCCAGAGGATCCAGCAGCACCGGCACCACCGACAGCGAGTGCTCCGAGATGAACCAGCCGTCCACTGGCAACGCTCAGGGCGGTTTCCTCATTCCGAGGCCGAGGCTGATAGTGCCAGTCCACACCTACGCGAGGAGAAGACGTACCGGCGCGCCGCAGCCTATAAGGAGACGCCAGATACGCGAAGGTACTTATCCGCGGGATATGACGCGGGAATCCGCGGTTTTTACAGACGGTATTTCTCGGGAATAAACAAACATCAGCGAATCTTCTTATACGGAGTGATTTTAAAATCGCTTATTCCGTGTAAGTCTTGATTTGGATTTGCTCGAACGCTaccttttttcaaaattgttgaataattttttacgaatacttcgataattcttttttaaaaattgaattgaaattctatttaaattctattattaaaactttatttaacctgttttaaaatgttaaatttaaaaaatataaggttttatcctctttaaaaaaaaaacgcaattaatttacttataatatgaaaaatattatttaaatatttctgtctgacaatatataatttgcaaagtgGAAAACAGAAATCTATTTTATGCGTCACATATCTTGATATATGTGCATAATTtgcatacataataaaattttatatatatatatatatataatattattatagcattaaaatgaattttaattgcattaaagTGATCAGACGGCGATCAAATATACAGAACGTATCAGAGAAGTCGtgcatttttcaaaagaagtCATATATACTTCCACCAAAGGAAGAGAAAGTACGTGACTTCCGAGACACTCTGTACGTGGTTGCCGGACGTGGTTATGTCtcacaattaaatatgtatatgagagATACtcgtttatataattgttccGACATGCGGGGAACGCGAGCGTAACACGAAGCgaattacaaatacatatacatacacgcgagcgtatgcacatatacatacaggtTCGCAATTTTCTTCAACACGCGTAGAAAGAACAAAGGTTTCGGTTACCCCGATGTGTCGCGTCTCAAGCTGAcctcgatattatattttttagagcaCGAAACCGGATTATCTCGCGAAATGGGCTCTTCGTTTGCTCCGCTGCTCGAGAAAAGCGATTTTATCGCTCGCTTTGTACACGCAATCGTACATATTCGCGTTTTACTATGATGTCTCTCTCGATATTATACAATGGacgtatacaaaaaatatttttacatttatgatttatacaattatagataatttgtCTTGTGTTATTATTTGCGTCATGAAATCGCTCTacgaattaataatacatgacataaataatatataaacgctCACAAATTGgtgcatttataataagaataccCGAGATTATTTAAAACGCCATGCTGATTTGTTTCTcagaatatttctatttttaaaagtttgcaagtggaaatttattgtttatcctttatttattcaaatgacAATCAGAGCCTATTCGCGGTTGAtagtatgtattataattaaatgttcttCTGAACctttctttctattaaaaatactatattaaatattatattaatttataaatttcgtaatatgcaatctattttaaatgagACGGCATTTGAACTTGAATACGCAACGGATACTTTCGAAACTttctataatttcatattcatgTAAAACATATCGAACATTTCATTCATCGATCATGTATCGTCAATAATTTATCCGAAATAAATCACGCTAACTTTTACCAATTTCtccataaaataaatctttttaaatttatgcgtACATCgttaaacgataaaaaagcTCATCTGTTGACGTATGTCAATAatgaaaagcaaaattaattattgttatttcattCACTGACCctcaaataattgatattaaaatcgagTCATCAGTTTTAAAGACATGCatgaaagttatatatttattcatacgaataatttaataatttctcacgttgatttatatcgatatttcagaaaaacactgaattgttttttataaaaaatttaagagtgtgtgtgtgtcatatttttctattttatatatagaggaTTTCCTTATCTTATGTGTgtggaatatttaaaagatcatTTAATACTCGCACACCTCGCTGGTTGGATTCTTATCAACGCATATAATGCTTTGAAGTAGATAAAAGCAAGTGTTTACATTGCAGACTTTATTACATTCGTGTGACActtaataaacatttctaaCATCGGATAAATGCGTCGTGCAAGAAGTCCTTTCTTAAAATACAGGACAatgattctttcttttttcttctactGTTGTATAGCCAAAAATCCTTTGACAttctcattaataaataattgataaattggcCATTTGgtttttaagcaaaaataaattgtttctttatgcaaaatgaaagatattaataatagtgaTTAATTTAAGGAGCAAATACATTCTACGCcgttcaaagattttttttttgtactgtGATGTAGTCccttaaattctttctttaacaaagaaaatatccAGCTGTGTACTGAAATATTCGAAGGGCATCTAGGGCTTTTGAAGACCGTCTAGAGTTGAAGATATAGGCAGCCTTCACTTTcgacgaaatttttttgtcatcgAATCCAAGTTTTCGAAAAACCGGCGTGTATTTGAAAAGCGGTTAGCATAAgacgattttaattaactaacacttttaccttttttttaatcacatgCGCACGCAATGTGATTAAACGATCGCTCGTTCGTAGACACAAGGATTATGaccattttaataatcataaattcttaattaattatactgttCTGTGGGAGATAAATAATCGCAATGAACGAGACTCTTTAgtgtttatataatagtaatcatTACGCAcgtggaaattataaaatcttagaGGCAATAAAAGTTTATGCCGGATGTAACTGCGACTCTCGTGTATTTCTCGAGGACTGATCGatgaattcttttaattaaaaattaaaattgttttatattctcacacatataagattattatataggaTTACGTACGCGAAATCGCAATCTTTTTCGTGTTATTCGATTGGCACAGTTTCCAATTGTTATGTTGGATTGCGTAAATATGGTGATTTATTTTTGCCAAAGTGTCATCGTTACAATGATTGCACGTCTGGAGCAAGTGCTGTTAGCAATGCTCGACCGCAAGCgagtcattaattaaaattgtaattgtcAATAAACTACAAAGAAGTATCATCTTTGTCGCGTGTAGCCTAACCGCAGAAATAAATTGTCTTGTCTCATCGTGCTCGCTTGTAAGCATCGAAGGGTGTAAAGAGCGAAAAGTTCCAGTCGGTGATACCTTCTTGAGTcaatcgaaaatttatatgtgccAATATAATATCGTGAtacattaatttgaattattcgaATATGACTCTTATATTTAAGCAACatcttaattagaaaatagcATTCCCGTTTGAGTAACACCTTTCCTTATTCGTCAGCTCGCTTCCATGAGAATAAGAAGATGAAGAGAATAGGTTGCTTGCGAAATTCACAGTAACCGGTAATGGCAACTAAATGTTTTAACGGCCCGCTGTCGGTCGATTTCCGCAATCGCAAATGTCCCGATTCAACATCCTGTTTTACGCAGtttttacgcaaaaaaaaCCGTGACTCCGCTCACAATCTTAAAAGCAACAATGAAGTAATCAGGGTCTCGCTGTGACGTTCGTACCGACCCTCAATATAGTTGTTACACACGGCGACGGGTTGTATTTCTGTCTCCTTCTCTCTGTAGATGTCAAATGCAAGTTAATACTTGAAACTCGttgttagaaaaaattctGTTCACCGAACGAAAGTGAAAGACACCTGAgaaattcacaaaattattcgaaacTGTTGCGTCTCTTcttcgtaaaatattctttatttttttgaaattatacacgtgattatttatattgcaatcttttgattaaatatattgaaggaTAAAAAAGAGTGATGATAACGAGATTTCTTTCCTCGCgcgataaaatcaataaaaaaaaaaaaaaatcgatttatttccGTGATAAAAATTTCCGATGAACTACACTGGCCGAATTTTCATACGAAACTTGGCGATTGCTCTTTCACGCTCCAAAGGCGAGGCCAAGTTACCGGAGTAAGTAAGCAGGAGGAGTTTGGTTTCGCGTAAAACTTGGCGAAGATATTATGAGTGAAGCGTAAACTCTTTGTTGTCCTGTTATGTCGTCATGCTAGGTCTTCTGCCGCGtgttttatacacacatacacatgcacatacaattatatactttatatttatatatacatatgaaacTCATCAGTGTATCCAGTGGTTCTCCGTCCTCGCGAATGAACCAACCAGTTGTACTACACACAGAGACTTGTACTGGACGAAACTCATGGAGAGGAAAGGATTCTTTACTCCATCCTTtgtccctttctctttttccctcctCTTCTGTCCTCTCTCTTTAACGAGGTCTGTCAGTGTCAGGTATATTGAGTGAGGCTCTTTGTTCGTCTATCGAAGATAGCAAAGATTATGAATGGCACGCGTTCAAGATTTCTGATCATAAAGTGTGGAAagtcgatatttttcaaaaaagatgcaagattaatttagattagagctgatttttttttttttttttactttgtgaCATGTctttgtgtatacatatatgtatatgtggaTTCTTCAGATTTCttccataaataattttttcgataaactGTGATACGTGATATTgctatctaaatatttattattgaaacttatttttatatatgctctCTAGAAAATTATAGgtgtaaaaatatctcgcaGGCAAAATCTCTCTCGAAGgcagttaattaaatttatttaaatttcaaaatggaaatattatcacatatttatttctatgcaaatttttagacATAATCAATATCGATGAGTTAATATTGAAGCtagaaaatttcagaaaatataaaaatatttcgcaagCAAAATTTCTTTCCTCAACAAcagcaattaaatttacaaatgtcATAATATTATCACGTGCATTTATTTCTGtgcaaacttttaaatatctgaatataatcgatatcgATGAATTAATACAAGATAAAACAATAGTGACTAATCGCGAGACGGTCATCCGAAGCTAGCGATTCTTAGATTATAACGTACGTGTTGGCCGGTGCagcgtgaaatatttattaaacaaacgGTGCGCGTAATCAGTTGTTTCGGTGTAATGATACGACGATACGTCAGAGACATCCTCGTTTTAATGTAAACGATTTCGCGCGAGAATGCACgtcagttttattttcaaaacgcGACGCACCGATTGACGCGTGTCTCATGCTTGCGAAAGCGATAAAAGCGATAAAAGAGCAACAACTCTCCCGACTTTCGCAGCCTTTggttacataattaaatatacgctATGAATACGCAAGTTATTCGCGAAGATTAAACGGACGATGAGTATCAAGAGGAATATAATCCATATGATCTGCATAATTTGCCGACTCTCGGTTATCGCTTCAGTTCGAAGCGATTATTcagattattctttatatatttctattcagACTCCATGCATTTATATTCTTGGATCGGATAATTCTTATGTACATGAATCTCTCTTCGCCGGAATACAAAACTTTTATGCGAGATAATTATAAGGGGAGAGATGATTTATCGCGAGTTTACTTTTGGATGAcgtgaaggagagagagagagagataatgaaTTTCTGAAACGCTCATAAGCGATagcttttatctattttttattttgatatattttcttgtaaagaCTAATGATAATTATCGTGGGAGCACTCAAAGAAATTTCGTTCTTTAAACGAAATACTAGCTCGTACTTTCATAAATGCTCATAAATTTCCTAATTAAATGCTTTtagttttaattgcatttaatctctctttctctctagtGTTTACTGATAACAATTGCGGGAAACTTTTGTAACCGATTGTGAAGCTTTAATCATCTTCCGCTTACAATTCTTTCGCCAAAACCCCCCGCGTTCTTCCTTCATTAGTATTGCATTATTCATACTTTCCAAAGTTTGTAAACGCGATACGCACGCGAGCACTACAAATATTTTCCGAGTTTTCTAGACTTTCGTTACGAGTCTTGTACattttgttattcttttttatatacttacttATCAAgagttttacaataatttgtgCTACGTTATAATCGAATAGTATCTTGGTCTTATCTAGATTGATACATAATTACGttctattgtatttaaatttgtaaaacgaaagaaagataaagagaaatttcaTGCGCTTGTTTGTAGTATTGATGAGAGGCGCGTTGTCATGAAGAAAAGATGCATgtgataaaagagagaatgtaCGCTTGAGGCTCTTTAGAGACAAGACAGAACGGACAAGTATATGGTCATCGTTTTTAATCCAATAGCCAATACGTCGTGCGATGCACATGCTAAACGAGTTCGGGATCTTTTGTATGACTCGTACTAAGCGTTATGCGCGAGAGGAAGTGAAAGCAACGTTCGCGGGACAATACGGCCATGGACTATCTGTCTCCTGTCGCAATGTCGAACTCGCTCAAGTCCTGGCGAATGatgcgaaaagaaaaaattatttcgatctgCGTAATTTTCTATTGAGCTCGGACGATCTATCATTGGCGATAGAAATTTATTCGTAATCTTGTATCCTAATGCATACGtgcattttgcaatatacatatattttatgtatgtattttattttttcaatagattttttaaattatatatacataaataaaattctttttcaaattttatcacgTGTTATAGATCgtttaaaataagtttcagcgtgtaaaaaaaaaatcatattttcaaatttcattttcatatgaaattgaaatttatgcaaaaagaaatcttgtgtcttaaaattacattagattaattcataaataatgatttaaatgttttattataaagcgaAAACGGTATAATATTAAGCTGACAaagtaattatgaaaaattattatatttgtttaacacACATATCAACTCTgtaacgatatataaaaaagatgttaGCAAAGAATATCAAGTAACGCGATAACATTTGAAACGATATACAATTGCACATCAGTCTgcgatatatatgtgatatatgtgcgacttaaactatttaaaataaattttcatacacATAGAAATCGAGTCTTGATAAATGTCGTGAATAAATTAGCTAAAATGCTAGCGAAAGAATAATCACGGTGTCTCGATTGATTCTTATAAATGTCAATGCGCTATCGAGAATATGGGTCGTTCGACTTGTGTAACgtcgtgtaaaaaaataataattaatatattcggaGCATTTACCTCGCCTTTCGATAGCGACTATCTAAGGAAATCGAACGTGCTCTCGAACAATAAATCATATGTCACTTTCATAGCATGTCGATGATACGTTTGACGATTAAACTTTAATGGgagcaattaatttcaatactgGTCTCAAAGACGACTGCTTTTtctgtttcaaaattttgttccGGTCTATTGAATAATACGCGTTGAGTagcttgataaaataattttaattataaaaaagatttgaaaaatttattaataacttaataatttaattctctcttcgtaaattaaatcaatcaaatattgattgaaTCGATTAAGCAGCGCTTTGATGCGATATAGATATAAGATGATAAACGTGaggattaaatttgatttcaatctGCACGATAAGATCTGCAACCGTATTTCAAGTGACTTAGAATTtatgtcaataatatttcacgatCATTTGTACGACACATTTGTATGATTACATCTCTGATCTCGACATTCCTTTCCAGAGGGTAAGGTCGAGGTGTCGAGAGATGGCAAATATCTTAGCACCTTGCAACACGGTAAGGTGCTGGGGGAGCTCGCTATTCTTTACAATTGCAAGAGGACAGCGACGATTACCGCGGCAACTGATTGTCATCTCTGGGCCATCGATCGACAATGCTTCCAAACTATTATGATGAAGACTGGTCTCTCGAGACAGGCGGAGTACACGGATTTCTTGAAAAGGTAAAGCAAACATTAATCCTCAATTATATAGTGGACTTTAATCTGATCTCATTGTCTGTGAAAGTATTAAAGACACAgcgtttatttttgataaatataatttttaattaattttatgcaattaattaattaattaattcttagatTGTTCAATTTTACGTATGAAACTATATACTTTTTgttatgaaagagaaaaatgaaactaCATTTTTACGTAAAGGCATTTATAGTTAGAGTTAAAGTCAATCTTGccgaaaaataattgcattattaaattttaagatttacagaatcattgcaattaaaaattaattaaatcgaacgtacaatttttgtgataaaaatttttccaaaaaattcgataataacCGATTGTTATTTGAAAACTCCGTAAGCTACGTTCATGTTAAGTCACGtctccttttttattcttgataaaaaaaaaaataattctttctttgtttCCACGTATTTAAAACTTGCAATtacatttatgcaaatattatttgaataatgtgtaatttataatacaatttatgtGTGATCAATTTTTACGTGATTTCTCATTATGGGAAATTATGAAAACGATAAATTAACGTGAATTGACAATTGACAGTTTTCATATGTCTAAaccaattatgtaaaattataaataaagtattgtaTCCATGTTTCGCCGTTTAGAAGATATTTCACTTTGTACGCTGCGATTGAGattggaaattatatatatatttcaacaaaatggaataagtatattttcacgcgtaataatctattaaaaatatttcatcaaaatatcatatatataacctTACAATAAcgcaaaatttatgttttcagCGTGCCGATTTTCAAGAACCTACCCGAGGAAACTCTAATCAAAATTTCGGATGTTTTAGAAGAGGTAAGTCATTTCTTCTCTCGGCGAAATATTCCtacatattatcatttatcataattattaattttatattctctctcacGCAGACATTTTACAACAATGGGGACTACATAATAAGGCAAGGTGCGAGAGGTGACACATTTTTCATCATCAGTAGGGGACAAGTACGTGTAACGATAAAACAGCCTGATACGATAGAAGAGAAGTACATCAGGACGTTAAGAAAGGGCGACTTTTTCGGCGAGAAAGCTTTACAGGggtgaatataattaatacttttattttctcttattataaagatataaaatattgtttaatcaaGTAAATTTACTACTTGactgttaaataaattgaatttgtgaaattatattaatgtttttaaccGAAAAGTTCttattttgtcaatatattAAGAGAGATTGATGctatgaaatatatactaatatattctTACAGAGATGATCTCAGGACTGCTAATATTATTGCTGATGATCCAGAAGGAGTAAGCTGTTTAGTCATAGACCGTGAAacgtttaatcaattaatttcatcCTTGGATGAAATCCGAACGCGATACAGGGACGAGCTAGTGGAACGTAGgaggtaaatatatatctctctttttgttaaatatatatatatatgaaaattagatctttttttatgttatataagtaTTCTCTCTACGATATTcactgttatatataaatattatgttccACGCTTGACATTAGGATGGGagaataaactatatattccAAGTAAGTCTggtgataaaaaaagtaaaaagatatgtcatattaaagaaaaaatatcaatataagtGCAAAATACAGAAAGAATAAGCTTATTTACGACTTGtaatcatatatttgattttggtTTTTATAACAGatagaatatagaatataaaagacagagagagagagagagagaaagttaatTTGTACTGATCACAAATATACTGAAATTTCGATTTCTTCAGATTAAACGAGGAATTCCGAGATGTACGGTTACAAGACCTTCGGACTATTGCGACTCTTGGCGTGGGTGGTTTCGGAAGAGTTGAATTGGTTCAAATTGCCGGGGACAACACACGATCCTTCGCTCTCAAACAAATGAAGAAAGCGCAAATCGTCGAGACGCGACAGCAACAGCACATTATGTCGGAAAAGAGGATTATGAGCGAAGCAGATTGCGATTTTGTAGTGAAGCTTTTCAAAACTTTCAAGGATAGAAAGTATCTCTACATGTTAATGGAAGCTTGTTTGGGTGGCGAATTATGGACCGTTCTCAGGGACAAGGGACACTTTGACGATAGTACTACACGTTTTTATACCGCATGCGTTGTGGAAGCATTCGATTATCTGCACTCcagaaatataatctatagAGATCTTAAACCAGAAAACCTACTTTTGGATAATCAAGGGTAAGAATACTTAAtagttacatattattttataataaatacagaatattaatacataaatacagatatatgtataaaaattattattttaataaatttatttcatgatCACATTTTGTCTTTTAGATATGTTAAACTCGTGGATTTCGGCTTTGCTAAACGATTGGAACACGGACGGAAGACATGGACTTTCTGCGGTACACCAGAATACGTGGCACCAGAAGTCATTCTAAATAAAGGTCACGATATAAGCGCCGATTATTGGTCCCTTGGTGTTCTTATGTTTGAATTGCTTACGGGTACGCCTCCTTTTACCGGTGCCGATCCGATGAAGacgtacaatattattttaaaaggaaTCGATGCTATAGAATTTCCCAGATCTATCACGCGTAACGCGATGGCGCTTATCAAGAAACTTTGCAGGtaaatacatacattgtaCGATTATACGAAATGAATTTTTCTGCATTGAAAGTGTTCCATCAATTCGATATATTCATAgtataacaatatttcttgCCAGTGTCCGCAATAcgcatataaatgttaaatgcattaaatcatagaaattattctattttcagGGATAATCCAGCGGAACGTCTTGGATATCAAAAAGGCGGCATTAGTGAAATACAGAAACATAAGTAAGCAATATATTTCAGTTTcagcattttaaaattataaaagaatatttttaaaaacgattTATCTTCACGTATTCTTTACAGATGGTTCGATGGTTTTAATTGGGAAGGTTTGAGGACGAGAACTCTGGAACCGCCAATACTGCCACGAGTCGCAGGCGCTACGGATACTACGAATTTCGACGCTTATCCGGCTGATTCTGATCCACCACCACCTGACGACATTTCCGGTTGGGATAATGACTTTTAACGCAAAAAGTATAGAggatttctatttaatattcgcgttttttAATCACATGGCAGGAAATCGTAACAGCACAATACGATTTCTCGATTAAACGAGACAATTGGCGACACCtgcatttatatcatatttatatttctctcataaTATTACGTGATATATCAATTGCAGTTgcattttgtcatatttttacatttttgtcttAATTCATACAGTCTGTCTACTAGAACAAGGGAAACTGCACTGTGATAAAATTTaggatttttacaaatttttgaatgataTAGATTTTagcgaaatttaaaaaaaaaagatggtttagactcaaattttttatttatgtcgcGTCTGGTGTGCGTTCTAGAAGTAAAGTATCTTCCTCAGTGTTATATATCCTAATAGAATACTTATGCAAGTGTCAAGTGCCATTATTACCTCAAGAAGGTAAATTCATACATATGTTCATACTTGTGCTCAGAAAAGCGGTCACACGCAAGAAACAGTCAGCTCAAGTCCAAGGGACCTCTTGCCATCCATACTTAGCTTATCAGAATGTGCATATAGTTCAATCTATcagatgttaaattttttatggcaAGTTCATTGTTGTTTGATTCATGCTTTagagtttattattaataattgtattttaattatatatacgtgtgtgtgtgtgtgtgtgtgtggtgtgtgtgtgtgtgtgtgtttgtgcgtgcgtgtgtgcgtgtgtatgtacatatacacatacacatatatatacatgattcttgtaaataattaattatatcatataaattttaaatacgaaatgtatatatatatatatatatatatgtcaatattgaataaaattttatgaatagcAGCTGCAGGTATGGCTGCAAGAATCAATTAAATCCATTTTCTTCAgtggtttataatatttagtgTCTCTTCTACTGAAcaataaaaaaggagaaatgGATTATATGTGATTACAATACATTCACAAAAAGCATTACGCTTTGACTTTCAACATTCTAAATATTcagtaaaattattgataagaaTTTTCTGAAACATAAATactgtattttatacatatattggttcctctaatattgtaaaaaaaattaacttgacTGATTATTTTAGCCACACCTTCAattgtgtgtacatatatatatacatatatatttctgttgattttttctttatgtataaaattctatcttggaaaatgataaataaaagtgtATGAGTATTATTAGGGTAATATCATGATTTTAAGTACAATTTAATACTGAAGAATCCCTCTATCTATTCTGAAATCTCAATcttcattcttatttttagacttatgcaaaatg from Cataglyphis hispanica isolate Lineage 1 chromosome 16, ULB_Chis1_1.0, whole genome shotgun sequence includes these protein-coding regions:
- the LOC126855482 gene encoding cGMP-dependent protein kinase, isozyme 2 forms cD4/T1/T3A/T3B isoform X2 — encoded protein: MDSIRDLKRLLYERTEALRRRDETVEMLERVLEERDATIRYLQNEIDKFRQIVDLRLVSNGMNSNPRLKRQAISAEPLRNDTTKPVVKFTKPKRSRELIKTAILDNDFMKNLELTQIREIVDCMYPVTFPAGSIIIQEGDVGSIVFVMEEGKVEVSRDGKYLSTLQHGKVLGELAILYNCKRTATITAATDCHLWAIDRQCFQTIMMKTGLSRQAEYTDFLKSVPIFKNLPEETLIKISDVLEETFYNNGDYIIRQGARGDTFFIISRGQVRVTIKQPDTIEEKYIRTLRKGDFFGEKALQGDDLRTANIIADDPEGVSCLVIDRETFNQLISSLDEIRTRYRDELVERRRLNEEFRDVRLQDLRTIATLGVGGFGRVELVQIAGDNTRSFALKQMKKAQIVETRQQQHIMSEKRIMSEADCDFVVKLFKTFKDRKYLYMLMEACLGGELWTVLRDKGHFDDSTTRFYTACVVEAFDYLHSRNIIYRDLKPENLLLDNQGYVKLVDFGFAKRLEHGRKTWTFCGTPEYVAPEVILNKGHDISADYWSLGVLMFELLTGTPPFTGADPMKTYNIILKGIDAIEFPRSITRNAMALIKKLCRDNPAERLGYQKGGISEIQKHKWFDGFNWEGLRTRTLEPPILPRVAGATDTTNFDAYPADSDPPPPDDISGWDNDF